One genomic window of Vibrio parahaemolyticus includes the following:
- a CDS encoding efflux RND transporter periplasmic adaptor subunit, with the protein MTKRWLVSAVSIALLGGGTYFYLQSAAQPELLPTLIVEKGTIEKQAVAVGKIVPAHSVSIKSQIDGIVGEVYAKVGEKVKQGQPLIKVRPNPTPQALTDASAELMRSEADLESAKQKLSNLESLVKQDIIPSNYDEYVSARSAVKSAQADVLQKRQNLELIRSGEASIGDARLTSTIYAPIDGTVLNQKVEVGEPIISTQSSQAATEMMSLADMNSLIFKGSVSEHDAAQLSPGMPVMLTVAPYPDVAISGVLTKVAIQSENLNSPEGNASAKSFDNGFEVEVGELKIPQDVLLRSGFSSTAQIILKKSENVLTLPERALQFDGDAPNVLIPDSSEQGFHKQPVKLGLSDGINVEVLDGVELDEEVIDNSMMGAAHG; encoded by the coding sequence ATGACGAAACGTTGGCTTGTCTCCGCTGTGAGCATCGCGCTGCTCGGCGGTGGTACGTATTTCTATCTCCAATCTGCTGCTCAACCAGAATTGCTGCCTACATTGATTGTGGAAAAAGGCACGATTGAAAAACAAGCTGTGGCTGTTGGTAAAATTGTCCCTGCACACTCTGTGTCTATCAAGTCACAAATCGACGGTATCGTCGGTGAAGTGTACGCGAAAGTTGGTGAAAAGGTGAAGCAAGGCCAGCCGCTGATCAAAGTGCGTCCAAACCCAACTCCCCAAGCATTAACGGATGCATCGGCAGAACTCATGCGTAGCGAAGCCGATCTGGAATCCGCCAAACAAAAACTGTCCAACTTAGAAAGCTTGGTCAAGCAGGACATTATTCCAAGTAACTACGACGAATACGTAAGTGCGCGCTCGGCAGTCAAATCTGCGCAAGCGGACGTATTGCAAAAGCGCCAGAATCTCGAACTCATCCGCAGTGGTGAGGCGTCTATCGGCGATGCGCGTTTAACGTCGACGATCTACGCGCCAATTGATGGCACAGTACTCAACCAGAAAGTAGAGGTCGGAGAGCCGATCATCTCGACTCAATCAAGCCAAGCCGCGACTGAAATGATGTCATTGGCCGACATGAACAGTCTGATTTTTAAAGGTAGCGTCAGTGAGCATGATGCTGCGCAGTTGTCTCCGGGAATGCCCGTTATGTTGACGGTTGCGCCTTATCCTGATGTGGCGATTTCTGGTGTGCTAACCAAAGTGGCGATTCAATCTGAGAACCTTAACTCACCAGAGGGCAATGCTTCTGCAAAAAGTTTTGATAACGGTTTTGAGGTTGAAGTGGGAGAACTCAAGATCCCACAAGATGTGTTGCTTCGTTCTGGTTTTTCATCGACGGCTCAAATCATTCTGAAGAAGTCTGAAAACGTGCTCACTCTACCGGAGCGCGCTCTGCAATTTGATGGTGACGCACCGAATGTTCTGATCCCCGACAGCTCAGAACAAGGGTTTCATAAACAACCTGTGAAACTCGGTCTGTCAGATGGCATCAATGTCGAAGTGCTTGACGGCGTGGAGCTTGATGAAGAGGTTATCGACAACAGCATGATGGGAGCGGCGCATGGTTAA
- a CDS encoding GNAT family N-acetyltransferase: MMRVEAQQVAIRYLKTTDAAPLFENYLGDEQACRFLHRQAHQNSNQTLEAIERWRAQYDQKSPNLLVFTIEELTSQTPIGCLVLIPEQDSSEIHFGISARYQGKGYATQACKLGVVYLQSLGITRIRTTPHIGNRASIRVLEKCGFISQGILKAHAVFPALGREAQDCMDMRLEDTELRHFARCSE; this comes from the coding sequence ATGATGAGAGTTGAAGCTCAACAAGTGGCAATCAGATACCTCAAAACAACAGACGCTGCACCCCTGTTTGAAAACTATTTAGGCGATGAGCAAGCATGTCGCTTCCTCCATCGCCAAGCCCACCAAAATTCAAATCAAACCCTTGAAGCTATCGAAAGATGGCGTGCTCAATATGATCAAAAGTCTCCCAATCTATTAGTCTTCACCATTGAAGAACTTACTTCTCAAACTCCTATAGGCTGTCTGGTGCTGATACCTGAGCAAGACAGCAGTGAAATCCATTTTGGTATTTCTGCTCGCTATCAGGGAAAAGGCTATGCAACCCAAGCCTGCAAACTTGGCGTTGTTTACCTGCAAAGCTTGGGTATAACGCGCATTCGCACTACCCCGCATATTGGCAACCGCGCGAGTATTCGTGTGTTGGAGAAATGTGGCTTTATCAGCCAAGGCATTTTAAAAGCGCATGCGGTTTTTCCTGCTCTAGGACGTGAGGCGCAAGACTGTATGGATATGCGATTGGAGGATACAGAACTGCGCCATTTTGCACGTTGTTCAGAATGA
- a CDS encoding GNAT family N-acetyltransferase: MQGFRITTLLDDMDLGVIYEFISNSYWGKGIPRERLEKSLRHSFCFAVLDDENQLVAFARLITDRTTFAYLADVFVVEAHRGKGISKWLISEIVAHPELQGLRRMMLATRDAHGLYEQFGFTPIAPVENFMQIWKPNVCQS, encoded by the coding sequence ATGCAAGGGTTTCGAATTACTACATTGTTAGATGACATGGATTTAGGCGTTATCTACGAGTTCATTTCAAACAGTTATTGGGGAAAGGGCATTCCAAGAGAACGCCTTGAGAAGTCATTGCGCCATTCGTTCTGTTTCGCGGTTTTGGATGACGAAAATCAACTCGTCGCTTTTGCTCGGTTAATTACCGATCGCACCACGTTTGCGTATCTTGCCGATGTGTTTGTAGTGGAGGCACACCGTGGTAAAGGCATCAGTAAGTGGTTGATCTCAGAAATTGTTGCTCATCCAGAACTACAAGGCTTACGCCGTATGATGCTTGCAACCCGCGATGCTCATGGGTTGTACGAACAGTTTGGGTTCACTCCTATTGCTCCAGTAGAAAACTTCATGCAAATCTGGAAACCGAATGTTTGTCAGAGCTAA
- a CDS encoding class I SAM-dependent methyltransferase → MKTQDLTEFGSGIEYDAQYEQHYHYDIAFITRLIEETNARSVLDVCCGSGIVTIPVSEQLNEAIGIDISEGMLKHAKDKAKSRSNLRFPHLDATQFSLGKKFDLAIMTGNAFQAFLSDDMLAGALSSISKHLEKGGRFVFDTRLPTPENLELDHEMALWQTYVSPTYGEVNYFGMKAEYDLQTFIMYLNKERHFESGTIEHSSIDLKYRPLEDIEVFLEQAGFRIIEKYQSWSAQVFEANANSLVCVAEKI, encoded by the coding sequence TTGAAAACACAAGATTTAACCGAGTTCGGGTCGGGCATTGAATACGATGCCCAATACGAGCAGCATTACCATTACGACATTGCTTTCATCACAAGGTTAATCGAAGAAACCAATGCTCGAAGTGTACTGGATGTCTGTTGTGGTTCCGGCATTGTCACGATTCCAGTCTCTGAGCAACTCAACGAAGCCATTGGCATTGATATTTCTGAAGGGATGCTCAAACACGCAAAGGACAAAGCCAAAAGTAGGAGTAACTTACGTTTTCCTCATCTCGACGCAACCCAGTTTTCGTTAGGTAAGAAGTTTGACCTAGCCATAATGACAGGGAATGCATTCCAAGCCTTTTTAAGTGACGACATGCTGGCAGGCGCACTGAGCTCAATATCAAAGCACCTAGAAAAAGGTGGGCGATTTGTCTTCGATACGCGGTTACCAACGCCAGAGAATCTAGAATTGGATCATGAGATGGCGCTGTGGCAAACCTATGTTTCTCCAACCTATGGTGAAGTGAATTATTTCGGTATGAAGGCCGAGTATGACTTGCAAACGTTCATCATGTATTTGAACAAAGAGCGCCATTTTGAAAGTGGAACGATTGAGCATTCCAGCATTGATTTAAAATATCGCCCGCTGGAAGACATAGAGGTTTTCCTTGAACAAGCGGGATTCAGAATTATAGAGAAGTACCAATCTTGGTCAGCGCAAGTATTTGAGGCGAATGCCAACTCGCTTGTCTGTGTGGCTGAGAAAATATAA
- a CDS encoding class I SAM-dependent DNA methyltransferase gives MNVAKMYDDVSERYQKLVDDSHYVGPRWISGKLKTFPIEQGLALDLACATGSIGHVVKNHYPDLTIHGLDISSKMVDKARQTNLYQSVSVHNLDEPFSPLFEQTFDLITALGFTEFLAEPQQLLECISRKLTANGRCFISFQYHDPDGQDLPRNTYSGSVVHTAYTESEVEQLCQRAGLEVVSLENVIGYVSGVGYVCRYLMLELKKSHR, from the coding sequence ATGAACGTAGCAAAAATGTATGATGATGTGTCGGAGCGCTATCAAAAGTTGGTGGATGACAGCCATTACGTCGGCCCACGTTGGATTTCTGGGAAGTTAAAAACCTTTCCCATCGAGCAAGGCTTGGCTCTCGACCTAGCCTGTGCGACAGGCAGTATCGGTCATGTCGTAAAAAATCACTATCCAGATCTCACCATCCATGGTTTAGACATCTCGTCCAAAATGGTTGATAAAGCGCGCCAAACTAACCTCTATCAAAGCGTCTCGGTTCATAACCTTGATGAGCCATTTTCCCCTTTGTTTGAGCAAACCTTCGACCTTATCACCGCACTTGGTTTTACTGAGTTTCTAGCAGAGCCTCAACAACTGCTGGAGTGCATTTCGCGTAAGCTAACTGCGAATGGACGATGTTTTATCAGCTTTCAATACCACGATCCGGATGGACAAGATTTGCCTCGAAATACTTATAGTGGATCGGTCGTGCATACGGCATATACCGAAAGTGAAGTTGAACAACTCTGTCAGCGGGCTGGGTTGGAAGTGGTTTCCTTAGAAAATGTGATTGGTTACGTATCTGGTGTTGGTTATGTGTGCAGATACTTGATGCTAGAGCTGAAAAAGTCACACCGCTGA
- a CDS encoding protein disulfide oxidoreductase, with translation MSSTKQRRTFRYWLVQIVQMVLIVTAISIAMDWYRTKDIPKQEAPPLSSVLSDGEYFDAIAQSHEQPVVVYFWATWCPACKFVSPSVSWLSDDYAVVGVSGSSGPNERVAQFMQEKEYRFENINDPSSDIMREWKISVTPTIYILRNGEVTSITTGITTPIGILARIWLAR, from the coding sequence ATGAGTTCGACAAAGCAGCGTAGAACATTCCGATATTGGCTCGTTCAAATCGTACAGATGGTGCTCATTGTCACCGCTATTTCTATCGCGATGGATTGGTATCGCACCAAAGATATTCCTAAACAGGAGGCACCACCATTGAGCTCAGTATTGAGCGATGGTGAATACTTCGATGCAATCGCGCAAAGTCATGAACAACCTGTCGTTGTTTACTTTTGGGCGACTTGGTGTCCCGCTTGTAAATTTGTAAGCCCAAGCGTGAGTTGGCTGAGTGATGACTATGCCGTAGTTGGCGTTTCTGGCTCATCGGGGCCGAATGAGCGCGTGGCGCAGTTTATGCAGGAAAAAGAATATCGTTTTGAAAACATAAACGATCCTTCAAGCGATATTATGCGTGAATGGAAAATTAGCGTGACTCCAACCATTTATATTTTAAGAAATGGTGAAGTGACCTCTATTACGACAGGCATCACAACGCCGATAGGAATATTGGCGAGAATTTGGTTGGCTCGATAA
- a CDS encoding protein-disulfide reductase DsbD family protein, which translates to MNHITKATQLASIFFMALVLGLFSLTLSAQTTDTGWMTNPQHPPVQTRFVLTGQQDPQAKTLTGYLDVKLSGDWKTYWRSPGEGGVAPSIDWQNSQNLSKVDWQWPYPQKFELLGIETLGYKGDTLFPMTLHIDNMSKPVTIDAVLKLSSCTTICVLTDYQIQLTFLPSELKIDEQVMFSYAQAVSNVPQPSPFIDVTQASWDANQSKLQIKLTNTQGWNQPQVLVDGVDETTRDYSFKLEGIHQEGNTVTASYLVDTWLGDVELSDQSLFVNIKDANLLAEETTQAIAEAIVDPLPSTSVVSIFLFALLGGLILNIMPCVLPVLGMKLSSIVAAQGIERRQIRAQFVASSLGILTSFWILAGFILALKLTGNAIGWGVQFQSPWFLGLMVLVTGLFGANMLGLFQIRLSSGTSTWLASKGDNSLAGHYVQGMFATLLATPCSAPFLGTAVAFALGADVVTLFAIFTALALGMALPWIMVAIFPSIALKLPKPGQWMNVVKDVFGVMMLATSVWLLSLMANHLPVFWVILAGLVAFIVLMIRVKRVHGDKALVVSGSASLILIAGGLLLGSVTANQWATPLPEDLAWQKLSNSAIEQHVNNGRVVFVDVTADWCVTCKANKIGVIWQDPVYSLLQSPNVATLKGDWTHPDGSVTDFLRAHERYGVPFNIVYGPAAPQGIPLPVILTDDVVLSAVKQASGGAIQ; encoded by the coding sequence ATGAATCACATTACTAAAGCGACTCAACTCGCGTCCATATTCTTTATGGCGTTGGTGTTGGGTTTGTTCTCTCTTACTCTCTCGGCGCAAACTACCGACACGGGATGGATGACCAATCCACAGCATCCGCCTGTGCAAACGCGTTTTGTTTTGACTGGTCAGCAAGATCCGCAAGCAAAAACGCTCACTGGTTATTTGGATGTTAAGCTGAGTGGAGACTGGAAAACTTATTGGCGATCGCCGGGCGAGGGTGGTGTCGCGCCATCGATAGATTGGCAAAACTCGCAAAACCTAAGCAAGGTTGATTGGCAATGGCCATATCCGCAAAAGTTCGAGTTATTGGGCATTGAGACTCTCGGTTACAAAGGCGACACTTTGTTCCCAATGACGCTGCATATCGACAATATGTCGAAACCCGTCACGATTGATGCAGTGCTCAAGCTCTCTTCCTGCACCACCATCTGTGTGTTGACGGACTATCAAATTCAACTGACCTTCCTGCCATCTGAGCTGAAAATCGACGAGCAGGTGATGTTCAGTTACGCCCAAGCGGTGAGCAATGTGCCCCAGCCATCGCCGTTTATTGATGTCACTCAAGCAAGTTGGGATGCAAACCAATCGAAGTTGCAAATCAAGCTCACGAACACTCAAGGTTGGAACCAACCACAAGTGTTGGTGGACGGTGTCGATGAGACAACGCGAGACTATAGCTTCAAGCTTGAAGGTATACATCAAGAGGGAAATACCGTTACCGCGAGCTATTTGGTGGATACTTGGTTAGGCGATGTGGAGTTAAGTGATCAGTCGCTGTTTGTGAACATCAAAGACGCCAACTTGTTGGCAGAAGAAACCACTCAAGCAATAGCTGAGGCGATAGTAGACCCACTGCCGAGCACGTCTGTAGTGAGTATTTTTCTGTTCGCTTTGCTCGGTGGTTTGATTCTCAACATCATGCCTTGCGTTCTTCCGGTTTTGGGGATGAAGCTCAGTAGTATTGTTGCCGCTCAAGGTATCGAGCGTCGTCAAATCCGCGCTCAGTTTGTTGCGTCTTCACTTGGCATCTTAACGTCGTTCTGGATTCTCGCTGGCTTTATTTTGGCGCTCAAACTGACAGGTAATGCCATTGGCTGGGGCGTTCAGTTCCAAAGCCCTTGGTTTTTAGGATTGATGGTTCTGGTGACAGGTTTGTTTGGCGCCAACATGCTAGGACTGTTTCAAATCCGTCTTTCGTCTGGCACCAGTACATGGCTCGCGTCGAAAGGCGACAACTCGTTAGCTGGACACTATGTGCAAGGGATGTTTGCAACCTTGCTTGCTACGCCGTGTTCTGCGCCTTTCCTAGGAACAGCCGTGGCGTTTGCTTTGGGTGCCGATGTAGTTACGCTGTTTGCAATTTTCACCGCCTTAGCTTTGGGGATGGCGTTGCCTTGGATTATGGTGGCAATTTTCCCAAGCATTGCGCTTAAATTGCCGAAGCCGGGTCAGTGGATGAACGTGGTCAAAGACGTATTTGGTGTGATGATGTTGGCCACCAGCGTTTGGCTACTGTCTTTGATGGCCAATCACCTACCAGTGTTTTGGGTCATTCTCGCCGGTTTAGTCGCGTTTATTGTTCTGATGATTCGCGTTAAACGCGTTCATGGCGATAAAGCACTCGTGGTATCCGGCTCTGCATCGCTTATCTTAATTGCTGGCGGGCTGCTACTTGGCAGTGTCACCGCAAATCAATGGGCGACACCGCTTCCTGAGGACTTAGCATGGCAGAAGCTTTCCAACTCGGCGATCGAACAGCACGTCAATAATGGGCGAGTGGTGTTCGTGGATGTGACTGCGGATTGGTGTGTCACGTGTAAAGCGAACAAGATCGGCGTGATCTGGCAAGATCCTGTCTACTCATTGCTGCAAAGTCCTAATGTGGCGACGCTAAAAGGGGATTGGACACATCCGGACGGCTCGGTAACGGACTTTTTACGAGCTCATGAGCGTTACGGTGTGCCGTTTAACATCGTCTATGGCCCGGCGGCGCCACAAGGTATCCCGTTACCTGTTATTCTGACTGATGATGTTGTTTTAAGCGCGGTGAAACAAGCGAGTGGGGGAGCCATTCAATGA
- a CDS encoding LysR family transcriptional regulator translates to MLNKVNLADIRSFVLIAQLGNFTKAAEALSVSRSHVSRQISGLEAQMGVTLLNRTTRTLRLTHAGERFYHDCEKALRDIDQALIAAVDDTQEIRGVIRVNCVGGYIGEDIIAKYVCEFMQQYPNVSIDLDFSSPRIDLIEDQFDVAFRMGELDDAGFVARKLMTVDMVTLASPSYVQQYGMPIHPKELAEHRTLTGSVTRWSYRKADNPNDHTDVVVKGNLRCKNGRALVMGALHGNGIIRVPLSYCAEEVELGQLIKVMPNWEIPSVPFSAIFHRDRYQPKRLRTFIDFIKQKFEGS, encoded by the coding sequence ATGCTCAATAAAGTTAATCTCGCCGACATTCGCTCGTTTGTTTTGATCGCCCAACTTGGCAACTTCACCAAAGCGGCGGAAGCTCTGTCCGTTTCTCGTTCTCACGTTTCTCGCCAAATCAGCGGACTTGAAGCGCAAATGGGCGTGACACTACTCAACCGAACCACACGCACGCTGCGTTTAACTCATGCCGGCGAGCGATTTTATCACGACTGTGAAAAAGCTTTGCGAGACATCGACCAAGCGTTAATTGCCGCCGTCGATGATACTCAAGAGATTCGCGGCGTGATTCGAGTGAACTGTGTGGGTGGCTACATCGGCGAAGACATCATCGCCAAATACGTGTGTGAGTTTATGCAACAGTACCCGAACGTCAGCATTGACTTGGACTTTTCTTCGCCTCGTATTGATTTGATTGAAGATCAGTTTGATGTCGCATTTCGTATGGGGGAATTGGATGATGCAGGGTTTGTAGCGCGCAAGCTGATGACCGTTGACATGGTCACCCTCGCAAGCCCTAGCTATGTGCAGCAATATGGCATGCCAATACACCCAAAAGAGCTGGCCGAACATCGAACTCTCACTGGTTCAGTTACGCGTTGGAGCTATCGTAAAGCAGATAACCCAAATGACCACACCGATGTGGTCGTAAAAGGCAACTTGCGCTGTAAAAATGGACGAGCGTTAGTAATGGGCGCGCTGCACGGCAACGGCATTATTCGTGTTCCACTGAGTTACTGTGCAGAAGAAGTGGAGCTAGGCCAACTGATAAAAGTGATGCCAAATTGGGAAATTCCGTCGGTGCCCTTTTCCGCCATATTCCATCGAGATCGCTATCAACCGAAACGACTGCGAACTTTTATCGATTTCATCAAACAGAAGTTTGAAGGCTCCTAA
- a CDS encoding response regulator transcription factor yields the protein MISSEKQLPVYVVDDDESVRDSLAFMLEEHDFNVTTFADGQSFLDEVNIHQAGCVILDSRMPNLRGQQVHQFLNEAHSPLAVIYLTGHGDVPMAVDALQAGAVNFFQKPVKGDELAQAILHGQMQSAASLDMVAARAAYESLTPREKDILRLIIAGKRNIRIADELCIAMRTVEVHRASLLKKFSAKTVAELAYIYGKLENPI from the coding sequence ATGATCAGCAGTGAAAAGCAGCTGCCTGTTTATGTGGTTGACGATGACGAATCGGTACGTGATTCGCTGGCTTTTATGCTGGAGGAGCATGACTTTAACGTGACGACTTTTGCTGATGGGCAATCTTTTCTCGACGAAGTGAACATTCATCAGGCCGGATGCGTGATTCTTGATAGCCGAATGCCTAACCTTCGTGGTCAGCAAGTTCATCAATTTTTGAATGAGGCGCACAGCCCATTAGCGGTAATTTATCTGACCGGTCATGGTGATGTACCGATGGCGGTCGATGCGTTGCAAGCTGGGGCGGTCAACTTTTTCCAAAAACCAGTTAAAGGCGATGAACTGGCTCAAGCAATATTACATGGTCAGATGCAGTCCGCGGCGAGCCTCGATATGGTGGCGGCAAGAGCGGCATATGAATCACTAACGCCGCGCGAAAAAGATATCTTACGTTTGATCATTGCTGGTAAGCGCAATATTCGAATTGCGGATGAGCTGTGCATTGCAATGAGAACGGTGGAAGTTCATCGAGCCAGCTTACTGAAAAAGTTCTCAGCCAAAACCGTCGCAGAATTGGCCTACATTTATGGCAAGTTGGAGAATCCCATCTAG